The following coding sequences lie in one Silene latifolia isolate original U9 population chromosome 5, ASM4854445v1, whole genome shotgun sequence genomic window:
- the LOC141655227 gene encoding secreted RxLR effector protein 161-like gives MSKILYASAIGSIMYAMLCIRPDVACTLTMTSRYQNNPGEDHWIAAKNILKYLKRTKDMFLVFGGDEELVVSGYTDASFQTDRDDSRSQYGYVFLLNGGVVSWKSSKHDTVADSTTETEYIAASEATKEVVWIRKFVCVLGVISSISSPIDVYCDNNSAIAQAKEPRSYQKSKHIERRYHLIREIIDRGDVKICRVPSDANVADPLIKPLPQSKHESHRAAIGLRCISEWS, from the coding sequence ATGAGTAAGATTCTCTATGCTTCCGCTATAGgttctatcatgtatgccatgttATGCATTCGTCCTGATGTAGCTTGTACATTGACTATGACGAGTAGATACCAAAATAATCCCGGTGAAGATCATTGGATAGCTGCCAAGAATATCCTAAAATATCTTAAGAGAACTAAGGATATGTTCTTAGTATTTGGTGGGGATGAAGAGCTCGTTGTAAGTGGGTACACCGATGCTAGTTTTCAAACTGATAGAGATGATTCTCGATCTCAATATGGATATGTATTCTTGCTAAATGGTGGAGTTGTTAGCTGGAAGAGTTCTAAACATGATACTGTGGCTGATTCTACAACAGAGACCGAGTATATTGCTGCTtcagaagcaacaaaggaagttgTTTGGATTAGGAAATTTGTTTGTGTACTTGGAGTGATTTCTAGCATTTCTAGCCCCAtagatgtttattgtgataataaTAGTGCTATTGCACAAGCTAAGGAACCGAGGTCATATCAAAAATCCAAACACATAGAGAGAAGATATCACCTTATCAGAGAGATCATTGATAGAGGTGATGTTAAGATATGCAGAGTACCGAGTGATGCAAATGTTGCAGATCCCTTAATAAAGCCTCTCCCGCAGTCTAAGCATGAGAGTCATAGAGCTGCCATTGGTCTAAGATGCATTAGCGAGTGGTCTTAG